The following are from one region of the Primulina eburnea isolate SZY01 chromosome 17, ASM2296580v1, whole genome shotgun sequence genome:
- the LOC140818442 gene encoding arogenate dehydrogenase 2, chloroplastic-like, with protein MISISAVNPAAAAATSAALPSLQPLGPQKRLFSSPPQSHHSRRCTRCLTVRAIDAAQPYDYEAQLNHRFTQSTKLRIAIVGFGNFGQFLAKAFIRQGHTVYAFSRSNYFSIAQSMGAVYFSDVHDLCENHPDVILMCTSILSTEQVLKSLPLQRLRRNTLFVDVLSVKEFPKNIFLQVLPTHFDILCTHPMFGPESGKYSWQDLPFVYDKVRIGDEDSRLRRVDNFLDIFKKEGCRMEEMSCSKHDRYAAGSQFITHTMGRILEKLELEDTPINTRGYETLLDLVENTSSDSFDLYYGLFMYNKNAMEQIERLDLAFEALKKELFGHIHEVLRKQLFGKSEEGGVQKPTLAKLPKNNGTPLLPSPSESVSSGGNSC; from the coding sequence CTGCCCTCCCTTCAACCTCTCGGCCCCCAAAAACGACTGTTCTCGTCGCCTCCCCAGAGCCACCATTCCCGCCGCTGCACCCGATGTCTTACAGTCCGGGCAATCGATGCTGCCCAGCCGTACGACTACGAAGCCCAACTCAACCACCGATTCACCCAGTCAACTAAGCTCAGAATTGCCATTGTCGGGTTCGGCAACTTCGGCCAATTCCTGGCGAAGGCGTTCATTCGGCAGGGGCACACGGTCTATGCCTTTTCTCGATCCAATTACTTCTCGATCGCGCAATCGATGGGTGCAGTTTACTTCTCCGATGTGCACGATCTCTGCGAGAATCACCCTGATGTGATACTCATGTGTACTTCCATACTTTCGACTGAGCAAGTTCTCAAATCGTTACCCCTGCAGCGGCTTCGGAGGAATACTCTGTTTGTAGATGTTTTGTCTGTCAAAGAATTTCCCAAGAACATTTTCCTCCAGGTTCTCCCCACCCACTTCGATATACTCTGCACACACCCCATGTTTGGCCCCGAAAGTGGGAAATACAGCTGGCAGGATCTGCCATTTGTGTATGATAAAGTGAGAATTGGGGATGAAGATTCTAGATTAAGAAGGGTTGAtaatttcttggatattttCAAGAAAGAAGGTTGCAGAATGGAGGAGATGTCGTGCTCGAAGCACGATAGGTATGCTGCCGGATCGCAGTTTATCACCCATACAATGGGGAGAATTCTTGAAAAGTTGGAGCTGGAAGATACTCCGATTAACACTAGAGGCTACGAAACCTTGTTGGATTTGGTGGAAAATACTTCTAGTGACAGCTTTGATTTGTACTATGGGCTATTTATGTATAATAAGAATGCAATGGAACAGATAGAGAGACTGGACTTGGCGTTTGAGGCATTGAAGAAGGAGTTGTTCGGGCACATACATGAAGTCCTGAGGAAACAATTGTTTGGGAAATCCGAGGAGGGAGGTGTACAAAAACCGACGCTGGCGAAACTTCCCAAGAATAATGGGACTCCATTGTTGCCATCTCCATCGGAGAGTGTTAGCAGCGGAGGCAACAGCTGTTAG